Below is a genomic region from Ferrovum sp. PN-J185.
GCTTGGTGAATTTGGCACAAGGTCACTAAAGGAAATAAAACTATGACAACATCTGCTTTATTTGGACGCTTAACTCTTGATGCTATACCCTATCAAAACCCTATTATTATGGGTACTGTAGGAACAGTAACAGTTCTTGGAGTGTTACTGGTGGCGTGGCTGACATATCAACGTCGCTGGGCTTACCTATGGAATGAATGGTTTACTAGCGTAGACCACAAACGTATTGGTGTTATGTACATTATTTTTTCAGTGATTATGATGCTTCGCGGTTTTGCTGACGCGATCATGATGAGAACTCACCAGGCTCTTGCCCAAGGTATGGGGCAGGGCTATTTGCCACCCGAACACTATGACCAAATCTTTAGTGCACACGGCACTATTATGATTATCTTTGTTGCCATGCCATTTTTTATCGGCTTGATGAATTTCGTGGTACCCCTACAGATTGGTGCGCGCGACGTAGCCTATCCGTTTCTAAATTCAGTGAGTTTCTGGCTGACTGTAGCAAGCGGGTTATTAGTTATGGTTTCTTTGGCTGTCGGTGATTTTTCCCAAGCTGGCTGGTCAGGTTATCCTCCTTACTCTGAATTAAAATTCAGTCCCTCCACTGGGGTTGATTATTGGATGTGGAGCCTTCAGTTGGGCGGTATTGGTACGTTGGTTACTGGGATTAATTTCTTCGTCACTATTCTAAGAATGCGTGCGCCTGGAATGTCCTTAATGAAAATGCCCATTTTTACTTGGACTATTTTCGTGACCACAGTATTAATTATGTTCTCTTTCCCCGTACTGACAGTCACACTGGCACTGTTAGCAATGGATCGTTATTTTGATATGCATTTCTTTACCAATGATTTTGGTGGTAATCAAATGATGTTCGCTAATCTTTTCTGGATTTGGGGCCATCCTGAAGTGTATATCGTTGTATTACCTGCTTTTGGTATTTTTTCAGAGGTGGTGTCTACTTTCTCCAAGAAAAGACTATTTGGCTATGCGTCAATGGTTTACGCCACTATTGCCATTGCAATTCTTTCTTTCGTAGTGTGGCTACACCACTTCTTTACCATGGGTTCTGGAGCTAACGTAAATGCGTTTTTTGGTATCGCGACGATGATCATTGCAGTGCCAACAGGAGTAAAAGTATTTAACTGGTTATTTACTATGTATCGTGGACGTATTGAGTTCACTACAGCCATGATGTGGAGTATTGGATTCATTATTACTTTTGCTGTTGGCGGGATGACCGGTGTTTTACTGGCAGTTCCTGGTGCGGACTTTATGTTACACAACAGTGAGTTTTTAGTTGCCCACTTCCATAACATGTTAATACCAGGTGCATTATTTGGTTATTTTGCAGGTTATAATTTCTGGTTTCCCAAAATGTTCGGTTTCCGTTTGGATGAGAAATGGGGTAAACGTTCTTTCTGGTCATGGTTAGTTGGTTTTTACTTGGCTTTCATGCCCTTGTACGCCTTAGGTTTCATGGGTATGCCACGCCGTATGTCTCATTACGATAACCCATACTGGCAGCCTTACTTGATTGTGGCTTTATTAGGAACATTCCTCATTGCCTTTGGTATTTTCAGTCAAATCATGCAGCTGGCAGTTAGTATTCGTCAGAGACACGCTTTACGTGATAGAACTGGGGATATTTGGGGCAGTCATTCATTAGAATGGTCTATTCCATCACCACCTGCCTTTTACAACTTTGCTAAAACGCCAGTTGTTGAAGATTTGTATGCTTTCACCTACATGAAAGAAAATGGAATTAATCCACGTGCAACCGCTCCTTTTGCACCTATCCATATGCCACGTAATTCTTCAATTGGAGTCTTTCTTGGCTTATTTACCTTTACTTTAGGTTTTGGTCTGGTCTGGCATATGTGGTGGCTTGTGGTTGGTTCATTGTTCGCTATTTTGTCCTTACTAGTAATGCGTTCAAGTGATGACAATGTGGATTATGAACTTTCTCCACAGCAAGTTGCTGTCTATGAAGCTGAGGCATATCAATCAGCAAATCAAGCCACAGAGCAGCATTCAGCTGATCTAGCAACTCAAGGATAATGTTATGTCAGATACTACTTTAGAAAACCATCACGGCCATGCAGAGCATGGCCATAGTCCTCTAGATAACCAATTATTTGGTTTCTGGTTATATCTTATGACGGACTGTATTTTGTTTGCCTCTTTGTTTGCTACCTTCGTTGTGTTGAGAAACAACAATGCAGGTGGCCCAACTGGGCATGAAATCTTTGAACTACGTTACGTTTTCCTAGAAACAATGTTGCTTTTGTTCTCCAGCTTTTTTAATGGCTTTGCCATGATTAATTTGTCACAGAACAAAGTTCGGCAAACTGTTCAATGGCTAATCCCAACGGCTATTTTTGGTTTGGGGTTTGTCTTAATGGAAATCAATGAATTTAGCCGCTTGGTTATTGAGGGTAACGGGCCAGATCGCAGTGGTTTTCTATCAGGCTTTTTTGGTTTGGTTGGTACCCACGGTTTACACGTATCAGTAGGACTGATCTGGATGACAGTAATGATTGTTCAGTTGCTCCAGAAAGGGATTACCCCCGGTGTTCGCTCAAGACTTTTACGTTTAAGCCTCTTTTGGCACTTTCTTGATGTGGTTTGGATCGGTGTATTTACCGTGGTTTATTTAATGGGAGTAATGTGAAATGTCTCATAGCGATACACATCACGAAGTTCATCACTTATCCGCTAAGTCCTATGTGGTTGGATTTAGCTTATCAATGCTGTTAACTTTCGCTGCCTTTGGTGCAGTGATGTCTGGTGCACTTAAAGGTGTAGCGGAGATTGTTACTGTCGTCATTTGTGCAGTGTTACAAATATATGTACAGTTACGCTACTTCCTTCATTTAGATGGCAGCTCAGAACAACGTTGGAATGTGATGTCTTTTATCTACACCCTAGTTATTATTGCCTTACTGGTAGTTGGATCCTTATGGATTATGTACAACATGCATAATCTTATGATGCCCGGCGCTTAAGGAAACACGGTGTTACTAAAAGACCTATTAACCCTCACCAAACCTGGGATTATTTTAGGTAATCTTGTCTCAGCTACAGGGGCTTTTTTTCTAGGAACAGGGGGGACAATGCACCCCCTGTTGTTTTGTTTGACCCTATTAGGATTGTCCTTGTTAATTGCAGGTGGTTGCGTTTACAACAACTGTATAGATCGTGATATTGACTCACTAATGGAGCGAACTAAAAATCGTCCTTTGGTACAAGGTAGGGTATCACTTTTTACAGCGTTGATTTTTGCTACTGTATTAAGTTCTTTAGGACTTTATATTTTATATAGTCTTGCAGGTCTGATTGGTTTTGCTCTTGCATTGTTTGGTTTATTAGCCTACGTTGTGTTATACAGCTTATGGCTAAAAAGAACTCAATGGGGTACTTGGGGTGGTAGTATTTCAGGTGCCATGCCACCACTTATAGCCTATGCATGTGCAACGCGTTCGCTAGACATTACCGCTTTAGTTTTATTTCTAATGTATTGCTTATGGCAAATTCCACACGCACAAGCTTTAGGTATTCTGCATTTAAAGGATTATCAAAAAGCTAAGATTCCAGTGGTGTCTGAAGGCGAGTGGGGGATAAATCGAATTAAATACATGACTCCCTGGTACGTTGCTTTGTTTTGCTTATTGAGTATTTCATTATTCTTCACTCATCGTGTTGGCGTTATTTACTTAGTTAGTGTTCTTTTTATGTCTGTCTTGTGGGTTAGGGCTAGTGTTGTTAAGCGTGAATTACTTCCTCACCGTAGTTGGGCTAAAAAGTCATTTATTTATTCACTCTACATGGTGATGCTACTGAGCTTCATGATGTCTTTAGATGTTAAAGAAATAAATACCGCCCAGTTTGATCAACAAGCTAGTATTAATACTGTGTCTCTGCCTGGGCATGAATTATGGCTTGCTTGGCTTAATTTGAATCCTTCCTCTGAAAAGTAAAGTTTTTTTGTTCACCCTGTTTTCTCAATTAGTACAATTATTTTTTCTTTTCTATCGAATTGCTTCATATAAGTAGCTCTTATTTTGTTTTTATATTTTTCTAAAATCTATTATTAAATTGCTAGATAAATAAGTACTTTCAAAGGAAAAATCAATTATTTGTTGTATGTGTACTATATGTTTTTTTTAAAATTACGTATTTATGCGCAATTTAAGCTACTTTTTTTAAAAATCAATTGACAATATTTCAATACCCTTTTATAAAGTAGGGGTACGCTCAATACGTATATAAAAAATGATTTAAATAGTATTAATTTTTATTAATCTCTAAAATTTTAAACAAGAAGGGGAAATCAGGTGAATAAGACAGAATTAATCGATCACATTGCAGATGCTGCTGATATTTCTAAAGCTGCTGCTGGACGCGCGTTAGATGGCGCTATTGCTGCTATTAGAACTTCATTGAAAAAAGGTGGACAGGTTACTTTAGTTGGTTTTGGAACCTTTTATGTAGGAAAACGTGCTGCTCGTACAGGTCGTAATCCACGTACTGGTGCAGCAATTAAAATCAAAGCT
It encodes:
- the cyoB gene encoding cytochrome o ubiquinol oxidase subunit I translates to MTTSALFGRLTLDAIPYQNPIIMGTVGTVTVLGVLLVAWLTYQRRWAYLWNEWFTSVDHKRIGVMYIIFSVIMMLRGFADAIMMRTHQALAQGMGQGYLPPEHYDQIFSAHGTIMIIFVAMPFFIGLMNFVVPLQIGARDVAYPFLNSVSFWLTVASGLLVMVSLAVGDFSQAGWSGYPPYSELKFSPSTGVDYWMWSLQLGGIGTLVTGINFFVTILRMRAPGMSLMKMPIFTWTIFVTTVLIMFSFPVLTVTLALLAMDRYFDMHFFTNDFGGNQMMFANLFWIWGHPEVYIVVLPAFGIFSEVVSTFSKKRLFGYASMVYATIAIAILSFVVWLHHFFTMGSGANVNAFFGIATMIIAVPTGVKVFNWLFTMYRGRIEFTTAMMWSIGFIITFAVGGMTGVLLAVPGADFMLHNSEFLVAHFHNMLIPGALFGYFAGYNFWFPKMFGFRLDEKWGKRSFWSWLVGFYLAFMPLYALGFMGMPRRMSHYDNPYWQPYLIVALLGTFLIAFGIFSQIMQLAVSIRQRHALRDRTGDIWGSHSLEWSIPSPPAFYNFAKTPVVEDLYAFTYMKENGINPRATAPFAPIHMPRNSSIGVFLGLFTFTLGFGLVWHMWWLVVGSLFAILSLLVMRSSDDNVDYELSPQQVAVYEAEAYQSANQATEQHSADLATQG
- the cyoC gene encoding cytochrome o ubiquinol oxidase subunit III, with product MSDTTLENHHGHAEHGHSPLDNQLFGFWLYLMTDCILFASLFATFVVLRNNNAGGPTGHEIFELRYVFLETMLLLFSSFFNGFAMINLSQNKVRQTVQWLIPTAIFGLGFVLMEINEFSRLVIEGNGPDRSGFLSGFFGLVGTHGLHVSVGLIWMTVMIVQLLQKGITPGVRSRLLRLSLFWHFLDVVWIGVFTVVYLMGVM
- the cyoD gene encoding cytochrome o ubiquinol oxidase subunit IV — protein: MSHSDTHHEVHHLSAKSYVVGFSLSMLLTFAAFGAVMSGALKGVAEIVTVVICAVLQIYVQLRYFLHLDGSSEQRWNVMSFIYTLVIIALLVVGSLWIMYNMHNLMMPGA
- the cyoE gene encoding heme o synthase translates to MLLKDLLTLTKPGIILGNLVSATGAFFLGTGGTMHPLLFCLTLLGLSLLIAGGCVYNNCIDRDIDSLMERTKNRPLVQGRVSLFTALIFATVLSSLGLYILYSLAGLIGFALALFGLLAYVVLYSLWLKRTQWGTWGGSISGAMPPLIAYACATRSLDITALVLFLMYCLWQIPHAQALGILHLKDYQKAKIPVVSEGEWGINRIKYMTPWYVALFCLLSISLFFTHRVGVIYLVSVLFMSVLWVRASVVKRELLPHRSWAKKSFIYSLYMVMLLSFMMSLDVKEINTAQFDQQASINTVSLPGHELWLAWLNLNPSSEK
- a CDS encoding HU family DNA-binding protein, which encodes MNKTELIDHIADAADISKAAAGRALDGAIAAIRTSLKKGGQVTLVGFGTFYVGKRAARTGRNPRTGAAIKIKAAKVPKFRAGKALKDALN